Genomic window (Jeotgalibacillus aurantiacus):
AGGAACTCGACAAATCAAAAGAATACGTAGTCGTCTGCCAGGCAGGAGGCCGCAGTGCAAAAGCGACTCAATACCTGGAGGACCAGGGCTATCAAGTGACAAACATGACCGGCGGCATGAACAACTGGCAGGGGCCGGTTGAATAATTTCAATAATATATAATTCGTTTCTATTCTTTTTTGACCTTGTAAAAACAGAATAAAGTGGAGATATCAAACAAAGTGCCGGGTCATTCCGAAGCTGGACACCAGCGGAGGATGTCCCCGGCACGATTATTTTAATATCCTTTATCATAATCCACTAAATTAACAGGCAACAATTGCTGATCCAAAAACGACTCCGCATTCTTCAGAAAAATATCCTCAATCACCCTGTTGTTATAATGCTCCGTCGAACCGGCCGTATGAGGTGTAATCATCACATTCTCCATCTCCCATAAAGGACTATCCTCCGGCAGAGGTTCCTTTTCAAAGACATCCAGACCCGCTCCGGCAATTTCGCTTGATTGAAGGGCACGAGTAAGAGCAGATTCATCGATGATCTCACCCCGTCCAATGTTAACAAGAAAACTGCTTTCCTTCATTTTTGAAAAATGAGCGGATGTAAACAGCTGATTCGTCTCATCAGTCAAAGGCAGCGTAATCACTACATAATCGCACTCAGGGAGAATCTCTAACAGATTGTCGAGTGTATACATTTCATCAAAATATTCTTCGTTTTCTCCGCTTCTCCTGAATCCTTTTACCGTCATCCCAAATGCTTTTGCGATTTTTGCTGTTTCTTTTCCAATGGCACCGGCACCGAGCAGTCCTACTGTTTTACCGTGCAGTTCAAGAGACAGCCCGGCGTGATGCCAGGTTTTTGATTGCTGATGCCGTGTGTACGCATTGATTTTCCTTGTCCAGCCGAGCATGAGTGAGAAGATGGTCTCAGAAATCGGGTAAGCATGGACACCATTGGCACTCGTCAATATAATATCCCGCTTCTTGAACTCGTCCAGAGGATGTTTATCGACCCCCGCACTCCAGGACTGAACCCATTTTAACGAGTGAGCGTCCTGCAGATAGGGTGTCATCGCATTTTTCCAGCCAGCAATGACT
Coding sequences:
- a CDS encoding D-2-hydroxyacid dehydrogenase, which codes for MNTVVIAQNLEEELVEKVKQTFNGWNIITGKDEEQWGPYIKDAAVIAGWKNAMTPYLQDAHSLKWVQSWSAGVDKHPLDEFKKRDIILTSANGVHAYPISETIFSLMLGWTRKINAYTRHQQSKTWHHAGLSLELHGKTVGLLGAGAIGKETAKIAKAFGMTVKGFRRSGENEEYFDEMYTLDNLLEILPECDYVVITLPLTDETNQLFTSAHFSKMKESSFLVNIGRGEIIDESALTRALQSSEIAGAGLDVFEKEPLPEDSPLWEMENVMITPHTAGSTEHYNNRVIEDIFLKNAESFLDQQLLPVNLVDYDKGY
- a CDS encoding rhodanese-like domain-containing protein, encoding MKNISPADVEKSYAELNVLDVRETEEIKSGKIPGAVNIPLGLIEFRKQELDKSKEYVVVCQAGGRSAKATQYLEDQGYQVTNMTGGMNNWQGPVE